One window from the genome of Hoplias malabaricus isolate fHopMal1 chromosome X2, fHopMal1.hap1, whole genome shotgun sequence encodes:
- the LOC136677430 gene encoding uncharacterized protein, whose product MTDPPNNRPPLNNRPNLNNTPPPQQQTSPLNDRPTQQQTALSITNHPQQQTPPQKQTAPQHQTAPSTTDLPLNNRPPPPPDRHLNNRPPPQQQTPPQHQTATSTTDPPPTTDLPPSPSTTDRPPTPDRHLNNRPPPSTTDPPQQQTSPSTTDPPSKTNRPPTPDRHLNNRPPPQ is encoded by the coding sequence ATGACAGACCCCCCCAACAACAGACCgcccctcaacaacagacccaACCTCAATAACACACCtccccctcaacaacagacctcccCCCTCAACGACAGACCCACCCAACAACAGACCGCCCTCTCAATAACAAACCACCCCCAACAACAGACCCCCCCTCAAAAACAAACCGCCCCCCAACACCAGACCgccccctcaacaacagacctcccCCTCAATAACAGACCGCCCCCACCACCAGACCGCCacctcaacaacagacccccccctcaacaacagacccccccCCAACACCAGACCGCCacctcaacaacagacccccccccaacaacagacctccccccctccccctcaacaacagaccgCCCCCCAACACCAGACCGCCATctcaacaacagaccccccccctcaacaacagaccccccccaacaacagacctccccctcaacaacagacccccccTCAAAAACAAACCGCCCCCCAACACCAGACCGCCacctcaacaacagacctcccCCTCAATAA